Proteins encoded by one window of Drosophila melanogaster chromosome X:
- the CG42323 gene encoding uncharacterized protein, isoform E: protein MAFKVILSVVLVALIACVQAKPGGPAAYSISAPSVDHASVGSTQEHTVKGHYGQSSQSDYASQVQTAHSQSHVQRSSISNDAGLAPVAAHGYAAAPAHAIAAPAYSLGYAGHTAPAQIQGVAYGGHYAASAPAVQISGLGHSLGLGHSLGLGQSLGLGGYGGYGYGGYGSYSAAPVISHGYLAHAPVAAAPVVKYAAAPSYAPGIIGHGIGLAAPAYAAPAYAAPAYATHLAGPVVKAAVAAPALVHTSVSGHGIHYGY from the exons ATGGCATTCAAG GTTATCCTCTCCGTTGTCCTGGTGGCGCTGATCGCCTGCGTCCAGGCGAAGCCCGGCGGTCCGGCGGCCTATTCGATTAGTGCGCCCAGCGTTGACCACGCCTCCGTGGGCAGCACTCAGGAGCATACGGTGAAGGGTCACTACGGCCAGTCCTCCCAGTCGGACTATGCCAGCCAGGTCCAGACCGCTCACTCGCAGTCCCATGTCCAGCGGTCCAGCATCAGCAATGACGCCGGACTGGCGCCCGTCGCCGCCCATGGCTACGCAG CTGCTCCGGCCCATGCCATCGCTGCGCCGGCCTACTCCTTGGGCTACGCCGGGCACACGGCTCCCGCCCAGATTCAGGGCGTCGCCTATGGCGGACACTATGCGGCCAGCGCTCCGGCTGTGCAGATCTCCGGACTGGGGCACTCGCTGGGACTGGGACACTCGCTGGGACTTGGTCAATCGCTGGGACTGGGCGGATACGGTGGCTACGGATACGGAGGCTATGGCTCCTATAGTGCCGCTCCGGTCATCTCGCACGGATATCTGGCCCATGCCCCAGTCGCCGCCGCTCCAGTTGTGAAATACGCCGCTGCTCCATCGTACG CTCCCGGAATCATTGGACACGGCATTGGACTTGCCGCCCCCGCCTATGCTGCCCCCGCCTACGCTGCTCCTGCATACGCTACGCATCTAGCTGGGCCCGTGGTGAA GGCCGCCGTCGCCGCACCCGCCCTTGTCCACACATCGGTCTCCGGCCATGGTATTCACTATGGCTACTAG
- the CG42323 gene encoding uncharacterized protein, isoform C yields MAFKVILSVVLVALIACVQAKPGGPAAYSISAPSVDHASVGSTQEHTVKGHYGQSSQSDYASQVQTAHSQSHVQRSSISNDAGLAPVAAHGYAAPGIIGHGIGLAAPAYAAPAYAAPAYATHLAGPVVKAAVAAPALVHTSVSGHGIHYGY; encoded by the exons ATGGCATTCAAG GTTATCCTCTCCGTTGTCCTGGTGGCGCTGATCGCCTGCGTCCAGGCGAAGCCCGGCGGTCCGGCGGCCTATTCGATTAGTGCGCCCAGCGTTGACCACGCCTCCGTGGGCAGCACTCAGGAGCATACGGTGAAGGGTCACTACGGCCAGTCCTCCCAGTCGGACTATGCCAGCCAGGTCCAGACCGCTCACTCGCAGTCCCATGTCCAGCGGTCCAGCATCAGCAATGACGCCGGACTGGCGCCCGTCGCCGCCCATGGCTACGCAG CTCCCGGAATCATTGGACACGGCATTGGACTTGCCGCCCCCGCCTATGCTGCCCCCGCCTACGCTGCTCCTGCATACGCTACGCATCTAGCTGGGCCCGTGGTGAA GGCCGCCGTCGCCGCACCCGCCCTTGTCCACACATCGGTCTCCGGCCATGGTATTCACTATGGCTACTAG
- the CG32548 gene encoding uncharacterized protein, isoform B, which translates to MFALALTVAALVLAGQQEVCRAQVSIHTDANSNSYSLKTPGVQQTFTRYYGGAAKNQQVEQPQLQQPQEQEQLQTPTQFGGFSPSGQQYPAVYSQPGFRADGKLKVTPNSLLQQQQQQQQQQQQQQQQQQQQQQQQLLAQQQQQLLAATSPQVAAASGPGVGVSGGVVNMPSYADQMHAAFLDYQRQRAEFEQQQQHLLQKLYHYYPDVSGGLTSPAHQIQPQTPQIAAPADVGGAPAGVAAQNAAGRFAYRRPQFSNNGLQPERLASGSIVPGGPVRGGPVGVIPGGVIGSAPLRSNSLGGGASGDFYSTQQHMGFMQQQQQDVLRDQQQSVAHQFATSQLAPTTRQSYGMAVPMSSVLGSPTYQQSPDVSHVSFSSGNLNYSF; encoded by the exons ATGTTCGCATTGGCCTTGACGGTGGCGGCCTTGGTGCTTGCCGGCCAGCAGGAGGTGTGCCGCGCACAGGTCTCCATCCACACGGACGCCAACTCGAACTCCTACAGCCTGAAGACGCCCGGAGTGCAGCAGACCTTCACCCGGTACTACGGAGGAGCGGCCAAGAACCAGCAGGTGGAGCAgccgcagctgcagcagccgcaggagcaggagcagttg CAAACTCCCACGCAATTTGGTGGATTCTCGCCGTCGGGACAGCAGTATCCTGCCGTGTACTCGCAGCCAGGATTCCGGGCCGATGGTAAGCTGAAGGTCACGCCCAACTCGctgctccagcagcagcaacagcagcaacagcagcaacagcagcaacagcagcaacagcagcaacagcagcaacagcagctcctggcgcagcagcagcagcaactcctgGCCGCCACATCGCCGCAGGTAGCAGCTGCATCCGGACCAGGAGTGGGCGTTAGCGGTGGCGTGGTCAACATGCCCAGCTATGCGGACCAGATGCACGCCGCCTTCCTCGATTATCAGCGCCAACGAGCCGAgttcgagcagcagcagcagcacctgcTGCAGAAGCTCTACCACTACTATCCCGATGTATCCGGCGGCCTAACATCACCGGCTCATCAGATTCAACCCCAAACCCCCCAGATAGCTGCTCCCGCCGATGTGGGAGGCGCTCCGGCGGGCGTGGCAGCACAGAACGCAGCTGGCCGCTTCGCCTACCGTCGGCCGCAGTTCAGCAACAATGGCCTGCAGCCCGAGCGCCTTGCATCCGGATCCATTGTGCCCGGAGGTCCAGTAAGAGGAGGTCCAGTTGGAGTCATCCCGGGAGGAGTGATCGGATCAGCGCCTTTGCGCTCCAACAGTCTGGGAGGGGGAGCAAGTGGAGACTTCTACTCCACGCAACAGCACATGGGCTtcatgcagcagcagcagcaggacgtGCTCCGTGACCAGCAGCAGTCGGTGGCCCATCAGTTCGCCACCAGCCAGTTGGCGCCCACCACCCGCCAGAGCTATGGGATGGCCGTTCCCATGTCCTCCGTGCTGGGATCCCCCACCTACCAGCAATCGCCGGACGTCTCTCATGTGAGCTTCTCAAGCGGCAATCTCAACTACAGCTTCTAA
- the CG32548 gene encoding uncharacterized protein, isoform C, translating into MRSSKVRGGNASRLADAEGQWGKGCLGSQHSIIKNHGRGLSSQTPTQFGGFSPSGQQYPAVYSQPGFRADGKLKVTPNSLLQQQQQQQQQQQQQQQQQQQQQQQQLLAQQQQQLLAATSPQVAAASGPGVGVSGGVVNMPSYADQMHAAFLDYQRQRAEFEQQQQHLLQKLYHYYPDVSGGLTSPAHQIQPQTPQIAAPADVGGAPAGVAAQNAAGRFAYRRPQFSNNGLQPERLASGSIVPGGPVRGGPVGVIPGGVIGSAPLRSNSLGGGASGDFYSTQQHMGFMQQQQQDVLRDQQQSVAHQFATSQLAPTTRQSYGMAVPMSSVLGSPTYQQSPDVSHVSFSSGNLNYSF; encoded by the exons ATGAGATCCAGCAAAGTTCGTGGGGGCAACGCCAGTCGATTGGCTGACGCGGAGGGACAGTGGGGAAAGGGATGCCTGGGTTCCCAGCACTCAATTATCAAGAATCACGGGCGTGGCCTTTCATCC CAAACTCCCACGCAATTTGGTGGATTCTCGCCGTCGGGACAGCAGTATCCTGCCGTGTACTCGCAGCCAGGATTCCGGGCCGATGGTAAGCTGAAGGTCACGCCCAACTCGctgctccagcagcagcaacagcagcaacagcagcaacagcagcaacagcagcaacagcagcaacagcagcaacagcagctcctggcgcagcagcagcagcaactcctgGCCGCCACATCGCCGCAGGTAGCAGCTGCATCCGGACCAGGAGTGGGCGTTAGCGGTGGCGTGGTCAACATGCCCAGCTATGCGGACCAGATGCACGCCGCCTTCCTCGATTATCAGCGCCAACGAGCCGAgttcgagcagcagcagcagcacctgcTGCAGAAGCTCTACCACTACTATCCCGATGTATCCGGCGGCCTAACATCACCGGCTCATCAGATTCAACCCCAAACCCCCCAGATAGCTGCTCCCGCCGATGTGGGAGGCGCTCCGGCGGGCGTGGCAGCACAGAACGCAGCTGGCCGCTTCGCCTACCGTCGGCCGCAGTTCAGCAACAATGGCCTGCAGCCCGAGCGCCTTGCATCCGGATCCATTGTGCCCGGAGGTCCAGTAAGAGGAGGTCCAGTTGGAGTCATCCCGGGAGGAGTGATCGGATCAGCGCCTTTGCGCTCCAACAGTCTGGGAGGGGGAGCAAGTGGAGACTTCTACTCCACGCAACAGCACATGGGCTtcatgcagcagcagcagcaggacgtGCTCCGTGACCAGCAGCAGTCGGTGGCCCATCAGTTCGCCACCAGCCAGTTGGCGCCCACCACCCGCCAGAGCTATGGGATGGCCGTTCCCATGTCCTCCGTGCTGGGATCCCCCACCTACCAGCAATCGCCGGACGTCTCTCATGTGAGCTTCTCAAGCGGCAATCTCAACTACAGCTTCTAA
- the CG6290 gene encoding uncharacterized protein encodes MNRHQLALLLVVAGLAMIAARPGPQNPLESLGMGAMSLAGNIAEAVQSGAAISRDVDIDNPLMSVHSKTAVGYGDAIRPIATDSSEEDRRRKRRRRSLHRLKRAPCFWKMSAAATTAASADDDVEARRRRAQKRAANNASRSRVSPKTTGKKNKKLVRRRRQEEKGMEVTQNMDGADPLGLGTRIKAMWLSFVNNVADVVQQVRQKITETANSTA; translated from the coding sequence ATGAATCGCCATCAGCTGGCACTTCTCCTGGTTGTCGCGGGTCTGGCCATGATTGCGGCCAGGCCAGGTCCACAGAATCCGCTAGAGTCGCTGGGCATGGGCGCCATGTCTCTGGCCGGAAATATAGCGGAGGCAGTTCAGAGTGGCGCCGCCATCTCCCGCGACGTCGACATTGACAATCCCCTGATGTCCGTGCACTCGAAAACGGCCGTTGGCTATGGAGATGCCATACGTCCCATTGCCACCGATTCATCCGAGGAGGATCGTCGTCGGAAGCGAAGGCGGCGGAGCCTGCATCGCCTCAAACGCGCTCCTTGCTTCTGGAAAATGAGCGCTGCCGCCACCACAGCGGCGTCCGCCGACGATGACGTGGAGGCCAGACGGAGACGAGCTCAAAAGCGGGCCGCCAACAATGCCTCCCGATCCCGAGTGAGTCCCAAGACCACTGGCAAAAAGAACAAGAAGTTGGTGCGACGACGACGGCAGGAGGAGAAGGGCATGGAAGTGACACAGAATATGGACGGAGCGGATCCCTTGGGCCTGGGCACCAGAATCAAGGCCATGTGGCTTTCGTTTGTGAACAACGTAGCGGATGTGGTGCAGCAGGTGCGCCAGAAGATCACCGAAACGGCCAACTCCACGGCGTAG
- the CG32551 gene encoding uncharacterized protein, with product MISGPRFSALLIVALTLALVAQTWADEFDLDYSNEYDDVRPHLVYPDDPRLDKRIGDAAREFGQNITQAWNAMVDSFKNYFEELKNLFSDTTDLDSPNEVFSNR from the coding sequence ATGATTTCCGGACCCAGATTCTCTGCCCTACTAATCGTGGCCCTGACCCTCGCTCTGGTGGCCCAAACTTGGGCCGACGAGTTCGATCTGGACTACTCCAACGAGTACGACGATGTGCGACCGCATTTGGTCTATCCCGACGATCCAAGGCTGGACAAGCGGATCGGCGATGCGGCGCGGGAGTTTGGACAAAATATAACCCAAGCCTGGAACGCGATGGTGGACTCGTTTAAGAACTACTTTGAGGAACTCAAGAACCTTTTCTCCGACACCACGGATCTCGATTCACCCAATGAAGTATTTTCTAACCGCTGA
- the CG43841 gene encoding uncharacterized protein: MTSPILILSLGLLHWSISPVWSQNMPTDVMDAVDQMQEIFENNMQGPQSSEYGDGTFNGTPFLPEQASNIQNFGG; encoded by the exons ATGACATCGCCTATTTTAATCCTGAGTCTAGGTCTGCTCCATTGGAGCATTTCGCCCGTCTGGTCACAG AATATGCCCACTGATGTGATGGACGCCGTCGATCAAATGCAGGAGATCTTCGAAAACAATATGCAGGGCCCACAAAGTTCGGAGTATGGTGACGGGACATTCAATGGAACGCCCTTTCTACCCGAACAAGCATCGAACATCCAAAACTTTGGCGGTTAA